A genome region from Conger conger chromosome 16, fConCon1.1, whole genome shotgun sequence includes the following:
- the LOC133115137 gene encoding voltage-dependent T-type calcium channel subunit alpha-1H-like, which translates to MSPPCISVDPPLEAELCAPAPPPPLTERATLLRRRTPSCDSAHQRDSLDQQDQQPLIEPADERLPVPQFSFDQSDLSSLSSMSEVLSDSDQSMHSLDARPEGGAKAQPIKDLEGGVRAGLPVAASPLRKRGLMRVSCESHSSDSVV; encoded by the coding sequence ATGAGCCCGCCCTGCATCTCCGTAGACCCGCCCCTGGAGGCGGAGCTCTgtgccccggccccgcccccgcctctCACAGAGAGGGCGACACTCCTGCGCAGGCGGACGCCGTCCTGCGACTCCGCCCACCAGCGCGACTCCCTGGATCAGCAGGACCAGCAGCCCCTCATCGAGCCCGCTGACGAGCGTCTGCCCGTCCCCCAGTTCTCCTTCGACCAATCAGACCTCAGCTCCCTCAGCAGCATGTCCGAGGTCCTGTCGGACAGCGACCAGTCCATGCACTCCCTCGACGCCAGGCCGGAGGGCGGCGCCAAGGCCCAGCCAATCAAGGACCTGGAGGGCGGAGTGCGGGCGGGGCTTCCTGTGGCTGCCAGCCCTCTGAGGAAGAGGGGCCTAATGCGCGTCTCGTGCGAGTCGCACTCCAGCGACTCTGTGGTGTAG